The genome window ATGGATTGCGTTTTTGGCTGCAGATGAGGAGATATTAGAATGGTTCCTACGTGTAATGCTTCCCGAATTTTTGGACAATGGCATCTGTTTGGAATTGTTCTTTAGTTTCTATTATGATGTTGTCAGTTCAGATTATGCTGTAAGGGCTATGCAGATTTACAATAAAGCCATGAACTTTAAAGCCAATGTCACAGTTGCCTATGGAAGTGCAAGTTCTATAATGCTTTTGAGATGGTTCCTAAGTCAAGGCATTGGACATGCCATGCAAAAGTCAAGTGGATGTGTTTGGATTCTGACAGTTGGTATGGAATTGAAATTCTTTACCAGTAGGAAGTTTGGGGATGAACAAGTTTTCCATGGTGCTCTATCCTTTGCAGTTCATTTTACTGAAATTCAAGGATTTGTGGAATTCATTCAGAGCAGACATCCTTCCAGAACAAATGGAGATGGTTTTATGAAGGAGTTTTGGAGTGAGGCATTTGATTGTACTTTCCAGGATTCTGTTGTGGACAATGTGGGTGGGGATGTCTGTACTGAAGAGGAGAAACTAGAGAATCTCCCTCAGCATGTATTCCCAAAGACTGTAACTAGCCACAGCTACAGCATCTACAACGCAGTTTATGCTGTGGCTCATGCTTTGCATGCCATGTATTCATCCACCTCCAAAAGTAATGCAAGGATGAAAGGTGGAAGAAGAGAGCTTCACACTCTGCAGTCCTGGCAGGTAATTGGCTCAACATTTCAATGTGGGCATAGTTAATGCTTCACCAGGAGATTTATAAACACAGAGGTGATGGCTGTTCACATTAGGGCTGATCATTAGAGCTTTGTGAAAGTATCCTGCTTGGATTTGAAACTCAATCTTAGATTTGAGTCTGATTCCCTTTAGAACTATTCCATCTTGATCTGATTCAATTTGAACCTGAGTCAGAATCATACTTCTGGGATTTTAATTTACAATGAAAAAATCAAATTGGCTGTaactttttctggtttttttatgTAGGTGAAACTTAGTTACATTGTATTAATCTTAGAGAGAAATACAAATGAGTTGAAATGTGGGAAAGATGTGATTTACGTATAGTGACTTTTTTGCATAACATTTATGAAACAGGCTTTCttgaacaaatatatataaaatgtggaAGCTTGTAGCCCCTTTTAACTTTATTATTTGATTAGTTGATAACATTGATTTTCACCTCCTCCAGCCCAAGTGAGAACACCTTATTTTCCCCATTGCCGTGTGCTTTCACTATTTGGAGTCATGCAAATATTCCTGAGAGTTGTATATAAATGGAAGTGGATGAACTATAAATTGACCCAAAATGAAGTGATtctatttgtaagacaaataatttggacCAAATTGCAGTAGATGGTATTCATACATGGCAATCAGGCTTTCTTATTGGATCTAAATTATCAATGTATCTCACACTAATCTAGATCCACTTTGGACTTGATTGGAACCAATAGGTCCAAATTAGTTCAGAAgctggagtttggttaaattagTTGCACAGACCTATTGATAGTAAGAGAAGCAGAGTGATCACATGGAAAGGCAGATAAATAATTAGGACCATCTTATCTTTAACAATTGTCACtgtccatttgcatttttaaaaattgtctgttTTCCTTTAGCTccatcattttcttccatctgtgTCATTTAATAACAGCGCCGGGGAAAAAGTTTTCTTCAATCAGGATTGGGAGGCAGTTACAGGATTTGACATTATAAATTGGGTCTCCTTTCCTAATCAATCTTTCTTTGGAGTGAAAGTCGGAAGAACAGCTTCTCCAAATTCTCCAGATGAAACATTAATCATTAATGAAGATCTCATTGTATGGCACAGCTCGTTTAATCAGGTGATACATGAATGTAAGCATTTGGGGAAATTTCCAGGTTTTAGATGTGAATAGTGAATTTTCTACTACAGCATGATATATAAAGTACATACATGGGCCTTGCACAAGATGTGAAGGAAATCATGGGTCTCAAGAACAATGGATCAAAATATTATATGAAACTTTAAATGAGCTGGAGTGTACTTTTTTTTCCATGAGAGTCCTACATACAAAATTGTTAGTGTCTAAAGTTCATTATATGCTGGCTGGATGGCtgagtggtttcagtatctgactgtggagccagaaattaggagtttgattccctattgtaCCTGATtcgaaagtagagatgggcacttaccatgTTTCAGCAGTTCAGCATGGTTCATCGGATCAGACCCATAGGTGTTGTGTGGGCTTCCCAGATTCAACACCCAGCCTCTtccagtgggcgcccactcagaagaggaggcagagtaaggaagcccatggcattgtttGTGATTGGATGTCCATGGGAGGAGGTGGAGCATGGACTCCAATTAACACCTATGGGCCTGATCAACCAAACCatgccaaaccaccaaactgagGTAAGTGTTCATCTCTATTCTGaagtaaataacaataaatatcaGAAACTTTTGAGAATAGGAAAGTCAAGTGTTTGACAGGACTTTCAGTTGGGGGTTAGAATGGCGAGGACAGGTTTATGTGGATGTGGTTCTTTTTAAGAATCATTTGTGTTTCTTTCCTGGATGTAATTATGGTATTTCTAATgagtctcgtggcgcagtggttaaaccgctgaactgcagccaaaactgtgctcacaacctggggttcaatcccaggtagccagctcaaggttgactcagccttctatccttacgaggccggtaaaatgagtacccaggtagctggggggggggcaatgtgtgcttgtagcgctatggggcggtatataagcagcacactttgctctttgctttgctttgctatgacCAGTAGCCTGGTTAAGAGAGATTGCAGATCACAGAAACGCAGCAAACATATTCAGTTCAATGAGCTTATGGTACAGAAGAAGATTCTATAGGACTTCCAGTTGAGGTTGGAATGGAAAGGACAGGTTTACATGCATGTCCCCATCCCTTTCAATCCTACATTCACTTAGGCTGAATATTTGTATAGGGCTCATGAGATTCTAAAACTATTCTTCTGAAGACAGttactcttctttttttcattggtGGACAGGTACAGCCATCTTCAGTGTGCAGTGCCAAATGTCAAGCTGGttataggaagaagaggaaagagggagagatgttTTGCTGCTATGATTGCATTCAGTGTCCCAAAGGATGGGTGTCTGGTGAGGAAGGTGAGCATTTTAGTGGCGAACACATATCAATGAAACCAAGGTTCTCGATACTACTCGAACTGAACTTTATTGAAGTAAGAGAATGGAATACAAGGATAGGCTGAGTCTCTGATGTACCCAACCCAACAGCTAATTGGAGGGATGAATTAACTTTATGAAACCTATGGTAAGTCGAGTCCTTTTCCTGGCCCAAGTTCTTTTCACTGGGTTGGTGCATTCCATAGTACCATATATAGCTGGGATCTAGTTTTCCACACAGACTCCAGCTAGCTAATGACCTTTGAGGAGGGCTTCCATTGTcaggtaagggacgtggtggcactgcgggttaaactgcagaagcctctgtgctgtaaggtctgtagatcttcagctgtaagatcaaatccacgtgacggagtgagcggccgtcgcttgtcccagctcccaccaacctactcgtttgaaagcatgcaaatgtgggtagataaatagggaccacctcgatgggaaggtaacagtgttccgtatctaagtcgcactggccatgtgaccaccgaagattgtcttcagacaaacgctggctttatggcttggaaacagggatgagcaccaccccctagagtcgaacatgactggacaaaagttgtcaaagggaacctttaccttttaccttccaTTGTCGGGCACGTATAGGCTCCTGGGTCTTCCAAGTCCTTGTCTCCAGTTGGCTCAATTAAAGATGCTCTTTTTGGTGCTTCCTCCACTAGTCTCTTTTTTTACTCTTCTTTCCTCAGACATGACTTACTGTGCTAGATGTCCAGATGACCATTATCCAAATAAGGACCAGAACTCCTGTGTTCCCAAGAGAATAACTTTCTTATCTTATGAGGAACCTCTGGGCATCACTTTAGCTATTTTTGCACTTTCATTGGTGCTGATAACATCTCTGGTCCTAGGAATATTTATGAAGTACCACAACACTCCCATCGTTAAAGCCAACAACCAAGACCTTACCTACACTCTTctcatctctctcctcctttgcttCCTTTGTACATTGCTGTTCGTTGGCCAACCTGAGACAGCGACATGTATCCTCCAACATATTACCTTTGATATTATATTCACTGTCACTCTTTCTACAGTGTTGGCAAAAACTATTACTGTTGTCCTAGCTTTCAAGGCTATGCAGCCAGGATCAAGGATCAAAAAGTGGGTAGGGAAAAAATTGGCCAGTTTTGTTGTTCTTGCCTGCTCTACGCTTCAAGTGATCATTTGCCTTGCATGGCTGGTGACCGCACCCCCATTTCCTGATACTGACATTCAttcattgccagaagaaataattCTGCAGTGCAATGCATCAtcattccaaatattttattcTGACTTGAGCTTCATGGTCTTGATAGCCTTTATCAGCTTCACTGTGGCTTTTTTTGCACGGAAGCTGCCGGATGGCTTCAATGAATCCACACTGATCACATTCAGCATGGTGGTGTTTTGTAGCATTTGGATATGCTTTGTTCCAACCTATTTGACTGCCAAAGGAAAGCACACAGTAGCATTCAAAATGTTCATTATTATAGCCTCTAATGCTGGGTTACTGGGTTCCTTCTTTTTCCCCAAATGCTATATAATTTTGTTGAAGCCTGAGTTAAACAGCAAGGAACAATTAAGAAGGAGAATGAAACTCTAGAGAAGTATCCTCTTAGTGACAATATGCACTCTCTTTGGCTAGAGGTGTAAATGGGAGCCAAGTCAaggcatttgtgcatttctggggtGACCATTGGGTGGAGCAAAGAATCAAAGGCATTGACAGGATGGAACAGAATCTCAATGGACGCCTCATCTTGAATTTTGCATTTGACCATTATtattagaagtggggaaagagagagaaaaactaagGGAGATGCTCAGTGGGTGCAATGGGGAATGGAGAGTGTATGCTTTACTTCATAAATCTATCTAACTTGTCTTTCCTACTCCAAGGTCTTAGACTCAGCTGTTGAAGTCTGGTGGCTGAAGTACCATTAATTTAAGGTCTACCAAAGATAGTTGGATGAAGAGTACTGATgggtcttttaatattgtttcactGATAATCAACATCTAGCACCTAAAACAAATGATTTCTATTAGAaattgggatattcgtatttgtatacaaatatcccaacAGAGCTTAATTTAACAAGGCTCTTGTGGGACCAGACCATCCACACACAGATCTTGCTGCAGCACTGGTCCTCCTCATCTTACTAATGGTACCCTGAGTGCCACTCTCTTCTTGCTCGGCTggtcactccaggcagggggcaggaggatgagcctccccacacagctgctgagtggccagccaagcaggaagagagtgatgCTCTGGGCACCATTGGCAGGATGAGTGGAACCGGTGCTGCAGCAagacgtgtgagtggacagtctggtcccAGGGTCTGGACCCTCATTAGATCCAGTTGAGTTGGGGATATTCGGATTCATATATGAAtccgaatatccccatctctaatttgtatTGATGAAAGAGGCATACATGGACATTTTTTTGATTTTCTTCACACTGTATTCCCTCTTTCTtgcaccctttctttcttcttcgctcCCAGGAAACTCTTCATGCAATAGCGTTGAGATGGCttttgtcagcagccaatcagaacatcagGCAGAGTGCAAATTTTgaatctctgtgtatgtgtgctttcCATGTTAGCTTGATTTCATAAAGTTGTTATTTGGTTAATGtctgtatttttattctgttaaagTGGATATCTTTGTGGGTGGTATGGGAccattttctttgcctctgtGATGGGTGTGCACAGGGAAGATGGACTTTGTGTCATGCCACTAAGatgtgtgggttgttgttgttttaattctgtactttttaaatattgtactgtTGCTTCCTTGAAGAAGACTGATTCTCTGTTAATTCTCTGTTGCCTCGTGTTACATTTTTAaggcttttgtattttttaataaagATTTTCAGAATGTAAGAGTAGGAAGCCCCAAATGAATGACTTGAAAGAGGTTCTCACTTTCATATAAAATTATAGGACAAGTTCATGAAATATATTAAATCACAGAGatattggcaaatctttgggtttgaatctgaatccaagtctttggtctcaagtcccaagcTGCAAGTCCAAAGCCCCAttgaaaacaagtttttttctccagaaaaaaatgggagggattaATCAGTTCCAAGTCACATGTTAAGTCTGAGtcatcaaggggaaaaaaaacaaaaaaactcaagTAGAGTCTGAAGTGAGTCATTAGTgtcacttaagtctgacttgacaacaagTCCCATGAATCGGGTATCCTCCCCTTGGTAAATTGAAAGAGACACTCCTCAAAAAAGAACTATCTTTATGTAGATATCAGATCAGGAGAGGTGGTGAAGATCTTTAGTAGATACTTTCTACAGCACttaataattgtttaaaattagaaaaatgtGACAGAGTTATTTCAACGACATATTAAATTAATATAGCGAAAGATGTTCAccaattatattttattaaatttttatctCATTGCTGTGCCCCATGGTGGTTACCTAGTCACAGTTTTGTGCACCATGGAGAACAGTAGTGTATTTCCACTTGAATTATAGTAATAAGGTCTTCATGTGATATgcatattaatttaaattaacgtATACAAATGTAATACAAACATTTGcattttgtgaagaatgtccTCCATCCTGGCAGTCTGCTTAGTGGGAACCTGACCCTGACAGGAATTCCTCTTTATATCTTTCTGTACAGTAATGAATGCTATTGTATCACAGCTAAATGATGTTATACCTATGATACTAATTAATCTTTCtccataaatatgtaaataaaccCTTCCATATTACATAGTCTATCATTTATTTTAAGAACAGTTTAATGataataaagggacgtggtggcgctgctggttaaactgcagaagcctctgtgccacaaggtcagaagaccagcagtcataagatcaaatccacgcgaaggagtgagcgcccgtcacttgtcccagctcccaccaacctagcggttcaaaagcacgcaaatgcaagtagataaatagggaccaccttgatgggaaggtaacagcattccgtgtctaagtcgcactggccatgtgtccacggaagattgtcttcagacaacgctggctctatggcttggaaatggggatgagcaccgtcccctagagtcgaacatgactggacaaaaattgtcaaggggaacctttacctttaatgataataatattcCAGTTTTATTGTATGTGGATAAACTGACCTAAAGTTCTAAAATGTTTGAACAGTTAAATCACTTTTGTCATAGAATATTTTGTCAGATAATATTTGAGTAAACCCCCAGCAACACATAACACCAACAAGGTCTGTGAAGGTATTTTTGTTATTCCTGAATACACATTCAAAATGTGTAtgaatctctggaaaagagaaactatttttttttatatttgtaatgAGTATCAAGTGTGTGCCACTGCAGAATAACAACATATTTGTCttttgtggggaaaatatgtttccCCCAGAAATTTATAAATAATGACTACTGCATTGTGACAACAGGGCCTTGCGCCCAGGACAATGCACACTCACTTGACAGCAATTGCCTTTTTTACTCAGGATCAGGATTTCCCAGATCCCTAAATGTAGGCCATAAATGGGTGGAAGAGAGCCACCCTGTGGGTTTCTGATAGGAGGAAGCCCATTCCCATGCCCATTCATTGTGCGCTGATATCTCCTGTCAGTCAAGAATGTTGATCCAAGTATGAACTGTCATTGTTTACGACAGCATATACATTGGCCTTCTTTACGGTCTCGAGCTGGAGAGCTTGTTCTAGCTCAAGGACCTGTTAGTGTGGCCCTACCCCAGATTTCAGGGAGTCATGGAGTGGCGTACACCTGTGTGGTCTCCAGAGGACTTCCACTTCTGGTGGAATCCTCAACACCTGCTAAAGTGGTTGGTGGTGGGCATTGGAAGGCATTTGGGTCTCTAGATGTATTGGATTCAGTTCCCCAAAATTGGCCCACAGGACTGTTGCTGTaactaataaagttgtggcctgttcttctcaaaaataattgtgtgttgcCTTCTTTGTATGTAGCTTCAGATGGCTTGGGGCCTGCTCAGCACTAGGCCAACAACACTATGTATAAATTTGGAGaaaatggattataatccatgaaagctcacactgtaaATTTTATAAGTATTagaaaatttattgtcattttattttgctttatttttgcggaaataaatgaaaacaattatGTTTGGaaattgctccaaaaaaagcatattttgttttcctaaaagaggggaaaaaaactttggaaaaatTATTGTCTTTTTGATTCCATGCCCAAAATCTAGTATAATTCATATCTGTGACATAAATTTAATTGCTGTTCACCAGGGAGTCAGACATTGTCATTGTTCTACaatttcattaaaaatacttGTATTGAAGTGTATGTCTCCTGAGATgtggcaaaaacatttttttaaactacgcCACAGAGAATACACCACTTTGAGTTCCCATAATTATCAAAATAACCCCAATTCATTTTGCTATTTCAAACATGTTGCTTTGCAGTGCTGACAAAACTaaataagaaatatttcaaagcatGGTATAAATGTACCCCAAAATATTTTAGAGGAGGTGCTAGGAGATACATCCATCAGAGTGATCTCTAGTACTTTACGTTTTACAGTATATTGCTACTAGTTTAGATTTTAGATGCATATTCGTAAGTCTGTTTTCAGAGGGGAGATTTGTATTCACGATGATGATATTAATACTCTTCTTTTTTATGCTTCCTGAGGTTGTATCTGAAGCTCAGACACGTACATGCGGGATGTCTCAT of Pogona vitticeps strain Pit_001003342236 chromosome 6, PviZW2.1, whole genome shotgun sequence contains these proteins:
- the LOC144583842 gene encoding vomeronasal type-2 receptor 26-like, whose product is MEQNLNGRLILNFPVDHYYEKLLTENYQHILALAFAVNEINKNPRLLPNITLGFNIYDNYLHAWWATRVTVELISSRNRCVPNYKCDSQDHLLAVIEELISTLSDETENLFRIYKIPQLRYGSSAVDTKDARFLPIYQMVPNGRIQFRGIIQLLHHFKWKWIAFLAADEEILEWFLRVMLPEFLDNGICLELFFSFYYDVVSSDYAVRAMQIYNKAMNFKANVTVAYGSASSIMLLRWFLSQGIGHAMQKSSGCVWILTVGMELKFFTSRKFGDEQVFHGALSFAVHFTEIQGFVEFIQSRHPSRTNGDGFMKEFWSEAFDCTFQDSVVDNVGGDVCTEEEKLENLPQHVFPKTVTSHSYSIYNAVYAVAHALHAMYSSTSKSNARMKGGRRELHTLQSWQVQPSSVCSAKCQAGYRKKRKEGEMFCCYDCIQCPKGWVSGEEDMTYCARCPDDHYPNKDQNSCVPKRITFLSYEEPLGITLAIFALSLVLITSLVLGIFMKYHNTPIVKANNQDLTYTLLISLLLCFLCTLLFVGQPETATCILQHITFDIIFTVTLSTVLAKTITVVLAFKAMQPGSRIKKWVGKKLASFVVLACSTLQVIICLAWLVTAPPFPDTDIHSLPEEIILQCNASSFQIFYSDLSFMVLIAFISFTVAFFARKLPDGFNESTLITFSMVVFCSIWICFVPTYLTAKGKHTVAFKMFIIIASNAGLLGSFFFPKCYIILLKPELNSKEQLRRRMKL